From the Streptococcus hyointestinalis genome, the window GCACCAGCGATAGATTGGAGTTGGTGACATGAAAATAGTAGCCATCCTTACGATTGTAGTCGATTTTTAGGTTGTGGATTCCGCTCGCTTCTCTTTCTTTTGCCTCGATTTCAGCAATCCAACCTGTCCCTTCACGCAGCACCTTGCGATAGTTATCCAGCTGCTCATCAAAGCCTGTGCGGATGATATTGCCCTCTGTAATTACTGCCTGCGCTTCTGGGTCAATAGCACAGCGGATAAGCTCCTCTAACTCAGGAAGCGTATCTAGCTGATTGACAAGACTGTCAAGGGCTGGCTCTTGAAAACTCTCTAAGATTGCCTTGATGACAGGGACCTGTGCTAGAGTCTGTCCTAGTTGCAACAAGTCCTTAGGGTTTGCCTTACCAAAAGAGACTCTGCTGGCTAAACGCTCAATATCGTAAACGCCCTTTAAACTCTCTGTCAAGTCTGTCCGCTCAAAGAAATGCTCCAAAAAGACCTGCACAATAGCTTGTCGCTCAAGGATAGCTTCTTTGTTAATCAAGGGCTTATCAATCCAAGAGCGAAGCATGCGCATACCCATAGCCGTCTTGGTATCATCCAGAAGCCAATATAAGCTCCCGTGCTTTTTACCCGTTCTGGTATTTTCAAGCAAATCAAGGCTCACTTTGGTGCTATAAGACATCTGCAAATGGTCTTTAATCTCATAATGCCGAACAGGCTGGAGATGACTGAGCTCTCGTTTTTGAGTGACATGCACATACTGTAAGAGTTTTTCAGCCACTTGTTTTTCAAGGGGCGTTAGCTGACTAGGGATAAGAGGAGAAGTGTACTGCTCTGTTTCAGATGACAGTAGCAGATTCATCTGTTTGGTGAAAATTGTACGCTCGTCCTCTGTGAGGTCGTAGCCAACTACAAGTTCACGTGCCTTTAAGTTCATAATCTCGCTACGCACCAGACCAAAGTCCGAAAGCTCTGTCACCCAAAACTCACCCGTTGAGACATCCATATAAGACAGACCAAACTGCTGCTCATCACAATCAATAGCGACTAGAAAGTTATTGGCACTATCTGACTTTGTAGAGTCCATGACAGTCCCTGGCGTGACGACCTGAACAACCTCACGCTTGACCACTCCAACAGCTTTTTTAGGGTCTTCCATTTGTTCAGCAATCGCTACCTTATAGCCCAAATCAACTAGAGTGTCGATGTATTGCTGAGCAGAGTGGTAAGGCACTCCTGCCATAGGTATGGGATTGTCCGCATTACGATTGCGGCTCGTCAGGCTAATCTCTAAAATCTGCGCAGCCTTGACAGCATCCTCGTAAAACAACTCATAAAAATCACCCATCCGAAAAAGCAAAAAAGCATCTGGATAGTCTTTTTTAACATCCAAATACTGCTGCATACCTGGTGAAATTTTACTACTTGCCATTTCCCAACTCCTCGTTAATTCTATCTTCTAAGCGCTGCGTCACGTACTGCAATAAATCACTTGCATCCTGCATTTTTTGCCGATAGTCCGCAACAAGCGGGCTTGTTTCTAAAGTTTGACTCAGAACATCAGCCTTATCACCCGCTTGTTTTGCAGCCTTTTCCTTATGAATTTTCTGATACAGGACAAAAGCTTGCTGGTAAGCTTTCATCTGGATGACATCCTCTTTGAGTTCAGGCAACTCCTCTAGCTGCTCCTCTGCCTTTTGATAAGCTAAAACACTTGGGTGGTTCTGTAGTTGACTGGCGAGCTTTTTTGTCGCTCTCTCTAGATCTGTCATTTTTGGGCTCTGATTTCCTTTTCAAGGCGAGACGCTACCATCTCATCCTTACAAATCACAAGCAGCGTATCCGCTCCTGCAACTGTACCTAAAATCGTGTCGTTATTTTCAGCATCGATGATATTGGCTAAGACATCAGCCTCACCGAGATTGGTGTGGATGACCAGCATAAATCCAGCACGCTCTAGCTTTTTAACATAAGAGTAAATCGCTGGATCCAGCTGTGGGTTGGTCTGTGTTGATAGGCTGTAGTAAAGCTTACCGTCGCTATTACGTAGTTTTAAGAGCCCAAGCTCACGCAAGTCACGTGACAAGGTCGCCTGTGTGACAGAGATACCATCGTCTTGCAAATAGCGTTTGATTTCTTCTTGTGTGCCGATATTACCTTCTTGGATGAGCCGTATAATACGCTCTTGTCGATCTTTTTTATTCATG encodes:
- the mutS gene encoding DNA mismatch repair protein MutS; the protein is MASSKISPGMQQYLDVKKDYPDAFLLFRMGDFYELFYEDAVKAAQILEISLTSRNRNADNPIPMAGVPYHSAQQYIDTLVDLGYKVAIAEQMEDPKKAVGVVKREVVQVVTPGTVMDSTKSDSANNFLVAIDCDEQQFGLSYMDVSTGEFWVTELSDFGLVRSEIMNLKARELVVGYDLTEDERTIFTKQMNLLLSSETEQYTSPLIPSQLTPLEKQVAEKLLQYVHVTQKRELSHLQPVRHYEIKDHLQMSYSTKVSLDLLENTRTGKKHGSLYWLLDDTKTAMGMRMLRSWIDKPLINKEAILERQAIVQVFLEHFFERTDLTESLKGVYDIERLASRVSFGKANPKDLLQLGQTLAQVPVIKAILESFQEPALDSLVNQLDTLPELEELIRCAIDPEAQAVITEGNIIRTGFDEQLDNYRKVLREGTGWIAEIEAKEREASGIHNLKIDYNRKDGYYFHVTNSNLSLVPEHFFRKATLKNSERFGTAELAKIEGELLEARERSADLEYDIFMRVRTQVEHYIKRLQALAKTIATIDVLQSFAVVAETNHYVRPSFNDNNEIAIVDGRHAVVEKVMGSQEYIPNSIHFDKETSIQLITGPNMSGKSTYMRQLALTVIMAQMGAYVAAKSANIPVFDAIFTRIGAADDLISGQSTFMVEMTEANHALKRASKHSLILFDELGRGTATYDGMALAQAIIEYIYHHVQAKTMFATHYHELTSLSKELTNLVNVHVATLEKDGEVTFLHQIAEGPADKSYGIHVAKIAGLPEELLERADVILEELETNASEPPLSPTTEDNQKEKPATDTSVGEQLSLFEEPSYDKIIKTLKETDMMTLTPMEAMNLLFTLKQEL
- a CDS encoding YlbF family regulator translates to MTDLERATKKLASQLQNHPSVLAYQKAEEQLEELPELKEDVIQMKAYQQAFVLYQKIHKEKAAKQAGDKADVLSQTLETSPLVADYRQKMQDASDLLQYVTQRLEDRINEELGNGK
- the argR gene encoding arginine repressor, encoding MNKKDRQERIIRLIQEGNIGTQEEIKRYLQDDGISVTQATLSRDLRELGLLKLRNSDGKLYYSLSTQTNPQLDPAIYSYVKKLERAGFMLVIHTNLGEADVLANIIDAENNDTILGTVAGADTLLVICKDEMVASRLEKEIRAQK